One segment of Castanea sativa cultivar Marrone di Chiusa Pesio chromosome 3, ASM4071231v1 DNA contains the following:
- the LOC142629920 gene encoding phospholipase D zeta 1-like isoform X4, with amino-acid sequence MSTERLIASGVVQSEGVMSRSHSARQCGEAVWIFEELPKATILSVSRPETGDISPMLLSYTIEFQYKQFKWSLVKKASQVLYLHFALKKRAFIEELYGKQEQVREWLQSLGIMDHTAVVQDDEEPDDGAVPLHNEESVRNKNVPSLAALPIIRPALGGQQSISDRAKVAMQGYLNHFLGNMDIVNSREVCKFLEVSKLSFLREYGPKLKEGYVVAKLQGVDSDLDCCKHWFGWCQRNWKKVWAILKPGFLALLDDPFDTKLLEIIIFDVLPASSGNVRTQVRLANHVKEHNPLRYSFKVTCGGRSTKLRTSSGAKVKEWITAINDASLRPLEGWCHFHRYVSFAPQRGLTEDGSQAQWFIDGQAAFKAIASSIENAKSEIFITGWWLCPELYLKRPFPSHPSSRLDALLEEKAKQGVQIYILLYKEVPIALKINSMYSKKRLLNIHENVRVLRYPDHITTGVYYWSHHEKLVIVDYQICFIGGLDLCFGRYDTNEHKVGDCPPLIWPGKDYYNPRESEPNSWEDTMRDELDRKKYPRMPWHDVHCALWGPPCRDVARHFVQRWNHAKRNKAPNEQTIPLLMPHHHMVLPHYMGSRNIDIKHKNSEENLKGIKREDSFTSPVQDIPLLLPQEADGLAASNVDSKLYGPDMNQNLLDQPKFEPLVPDSQTKGSVDDLDSMHLQSEMDSDVAAHYSMNTSGEGLESPNEGDHDDCVGPRTACSVQVIRSVSQWSAGTSQPEDSIHSAYCSLIEKAKHFIYIENQFFISGLSGDEIIQNRVLEALYKRILKAHKEQECFRVIVVIPLLPGFQGGLDDSDAATVRALMHWQYRTISREKHSILHHLNVLLGPKTHDYISFCGLRSYGRLFDGGPVATSQILILL; translated from the exons ATGTCAACGGAGAGGCTTATTGCCAGTGGTGTGGTACAGTCAGAGGGAGTTATGTCCAGGTCTCACTCAGCCAGGCAATGTGGTGAAGCTGTGTGGATCTTTGAGGAGTTGCCAAAGGCAACTATCTTGTCAGTTTCACGGCCTGAAACTGGGGATATAAGCCCCATGCTTTTGTCTTATACAATTGAGTTTCAGTACAAACAG TTCAAGTGGAGCTTAGTGAAGAAGGCATCACAAGTTCTCTATTTACATTTTGCTTTGAAGAAACGTGCATTTATTGAGGAATTATATGGGAAACAAGAGCAG GTTAGAGAATGGCTTCAAAGCTTAGGAATAATGGATCACACGGCAGTAGTGCAAGATGATGAGGAACCTGATGATGGAGCTGTTCCTTTGCATAATGAAGAAAGTGTTAGAAACAA AAATGTTCCATCCCTTGCTGCTTTGCCAATAATTCGCCCAGCTCTAGGAGGGCAGCAGTCCATTTCAGACAGAGCAAAGGTGGCAATGCAGGGCTATCTGAATCATTTTCTGGGGAATATGGATATTGTGAATTCCCGAGAG GTCTGCAAATTTTTGGAAGTCTCCAAGCTATCATTTTTACGGGAGTATGGTCCAAAGTTGAAAGAAGGTTATGTAGTGGCGAAGCTTCAAGGGGTTGACTCAGATTTGGACTGTTGTAAGCATTGGTTTGGTTGGTGCCAACGCAATTGGAAAAAG GTGTGGGCTATTTTAAAGCCTGGATTCCTGGCTTTGCTGGATGATCCTTTTGACACCAAActcttagagataattatttttGATGTACTGCCAGCCTCCAGTGGAAATGTGAGAACCCAAGTACGTTTAGCAAATCATGTAAAGGAACATAATCCTTTACGTTATTCATTTAAG GTTACTTGTGGAGGTCGGAGTACAAAGTTAAGAACCTCAAGCGGTGCTAAAGTTAAAGAATGGATTACAGCAATCAATGATGCTAGTCTAAGGCCTCTAGAGGGTTGGTGTCACTTTCACCGTTATGTTTCCTTTGCTCCTCAAAGAGGCTTGACAGAAGATGGGAGCCAAGCTCAATGGTTCATAGATGGGCAAGCAGCCTTTAAAGCAATTGCTTCTTCAATAGAGAACGCAAAATCagag ATATTCATTACTGGCTGGTGGCTTTGCCCAGAACTGTATCTAAAACGCCCTTTCCCTAGTCATCCTTCCTCCCGGCTTGATGCATTACTAGAAGAAAAAGCTAAGCAAGGGGTTCAG ATTTACATTCTTCTTTACAAGGAGGTACCTATTGctttaaaaatcaatagtatGTACAGTAAGAAAAGGCTCCTCAACATTCATGAGAATGTGAGAGTACTGCGTTATCCAGACCATATCACCACTGGCGTTTATTATTG GTCACACCATGAGAAACTTGTTATTGTTGATTACCAGATTTGCTTTATTGGAGGATTAGATTTATGCTTTGGCCGTTACGACACAAATGAACACAAAGTAGGTGATTGCCCTCCTCTTATATGGCCTGGAAAGGACTACTATAACCCAAG AGAATCTGAACCAAATTCTTGGGAAGACACGATGAGAGATGAATTGGATCGTAAAAAATATCCTCGTATGCCATGGCATGATGTCCATTGTGCCCTTTGGGGACCACCTTGTCGTGATGTTGCTAGGCACTTTGTCCAGCGCTGGAACCATGCTAAG AGAAACAAAGCTCCGAATGAACAAACAATTCCATTACTCATGCCTCACCACCACATGGTCCTCCCTCATTACATGGGAAGTAGAAATATAGATATCAAACACAAGAACTCAGAAGAAAACCTGAAAGGCATCAAAAGGGAGGATTCTTTTACCTCACCTGTGCAAGATATTCCATTGCTTTTACCTCAGGAAGCTGATGGACTAGCAGCTTCTAATGTAGACTCAAAGTTATATGGCCCAGACATGAATCAGAATCTTCTTGATCAGCCAAAATTCGAACCGTTGGTTCCAGACTCACAAACTAAAGGCTCTGTAGATGACCTTGACTCTATGCATCTTCAAAGTGAAATGGATTCAGATGTGGCGGCACACTATAGCATGAACACATCAGGTGAGGGGTTGGAAAGTCCCAATGAAGGCGATCATGACGACTGTGTTGGTCCACGTACAGCATGCTCTGTTCAG GTTATCAGAAGTGTCAGCCAATGGTCTGCTGGAACAAGTCAACCTGAAGATAGCATTCATAGTGCATATTGTTCTCTCATTGAGAAAGCAAAGCATTTTATCTACATTGAG AATCAATTTTTCATATCAGGTCTGTCAGGAGATGAGATAATTCAAAACCGTGTCCTGGAAGCATTATACAAGCGTATTTTGAAAGCACACAAAGAACAGGAGTGTTTCAGGGTCATTGTTGTCATACCACTCTTACCTGGCTTCCAG GGGGGTCTGGATGATAGTGATGCAGCAACTGTTAGAGCTTTAATGCATTGGCAATATCGTACTATTTCTAGAGAAAAGCACTCAATACTGCATCATCTAAACGTTTTGCTTGGTCCTAAAACCCATGATTATATTTCTTTCTGTGGTCTTAGATCATATGGTAGACTTTTCGATGGTGGTCCTGTGGCTACAAGTCAG ATTCTCATTCTTCTGTAG